In a genomic window of Quercus lobata isolate SW786 chromosome 4, ValleyOak3.0 Primary Assembly, whole genome shotgun sequence:
- the LOC115986069 gene encoding wall-associated receptor kinase-like 8, with translation MRLYGCCLETEIPMLVFELISNSTLFDNLQGQYNEIPCRISWLVRVRIATETSYALCYMHYGRPRPIFHLNVKSSNIFLDESWIAKLSNFGFSVSIALAEDFFQGNSIEGTIGYIDPEYLETLRVTEKSDVYGFGVVLVEVLTENCILQIVDDMVLSQGSNEDIQAFSELALRCIKKNRDERPAMGEGMLELRWIQLLIRSKQNNEIGSA, from the exons ATGAGACTCTATGGTTGCTGCCTTGAAACTGAAATTCCCATGTTGGTTTTTGAGCTCATCTCCAATAGCACCCTCTTTGATAATCTCCAAGGTCAATACAATGAGATTCCTTGCCGGATCTCATGGCTTGTCCGTGTAAGAATAGCCACTGAGACATCCTATGCTCTTTGTTACATGCACTATGGTAGGCCAAGGCCAATATTCCATTTGAATGTCAAGtcatcaaatatatttttggatgaGTCCTGGATTGCCAAACtatcaaattttggtttttcagtttcaattgcACTAGCAGAAGACTTTTTCCAAGGTAATTCCATTGAGGGAACCATTGGATACATAGACCCAGAATATCTAGAGACACTACGTGTCACGGAAAAGTCTGATGTTTATGGCTTTGGGGTTGTATTGGTTGAAGTCTTGACAG AGAATTGCATATTGCAAATTGTTGATGATATGGTGCTAAGCCAAGGAAGCAATGAAGATATTCAAGCATTCTCTGAGCTTGCATTGAGATGCATCAAGAAGAACAGAGATGAGAGGCCGGCCATGGGAGAAGGAATGCTGGAGCTTAGGTGGATACAACTTCTCAtaagatcaaaacaaaataatgaaattggTTCTGCTTAA